From the genome of Solidesulfovibrio carbinolicus, one region includes:
- a CDS encoding helix-turn-helix domain-containing protein, producing the protein MPAKAALPPTIEDIPQLLNPQACRDWLFRQLHPSGPACPSCNRPIEDTRAVRRFFAGRMIQCDACDTRFTPITGSVFSGSQMFPEDIAAMLVLFGMGRRDADIATALDLNRSTVSRWRRVLNDHGAGI; encoded by the coding sequence ATGCCAGCAAAAGCCGCGTTGCCGCCCACCATTGAGGACATACCGCAGCTTCTCAACCCCCAGGCCTGCCGGGACTGGCTCTTTCGCCAACTCCACCCGTCTGGCCCCGCCTGCCCAAGCTGCAACCGCCCCATTGAGGACACCCGAGCCGTGCGCCGGTTCTTCGCCGGGCGCATGATCCAGTGCGATGCCTGCGACACCCGGTTTACCCCGATCACGGGGAGCGTCTTTTCCGGTTCGCAAATGTTCCCGGAGGACATCGCGGCCATGCTGGTGCTTTTCGGCATGGGCCGGCGAGACGCCGACATTGCGACCGCCCTTGACCTCAACCGCTCCACGGTCAGCCGTTGGCGGCGCGTCCTCAACGATCACGGCGCGGGGATATGA
- a CDS encoding caspase family protein encodes MIRLLSVGVASCVCGGHLALPCAIKDAELIYNAFSESFYGDFDHLRSHILVNPTRSILVAAVGAQAASLSADDIFVLYVSSHGDMIGSRLEIQLHDYEEGKFSGSVTPEELDLLFLKACFKSKIFILDCCYSGLAGAVSEFDGYKRSATAIITSAAKNREAAFDSEGSLFTKYLAKSIYSTREDAKASLSLIFDYAEEMTKKDSLDQTPLIFLPDGVKDVVLNSRSEEMGVDENNEQMLADKIRNSSRCERKNIWNSLPLYGEKVFFSVLDFYLKDNLESLWDVRRAIGNSLASIKYLTEQQKTFCGKLLSPTSHWTNQCIGVIGSRYLPELDMRESYLEILTRSVPVELKWLVLLYYTDKLSSFVEAEFRLFLSAFSNTTWGALEVWARFYKSMPKEFLKEAIDLMLACPCLQDSRKKNDFLLHLSIYFSNDVEEILNDSGIELVQSYDSDFLDIVKGLSPRGVLHTSGLSKWVHSLLYGTWRDDTTFAMSRILSALNREMFVQFSNNLKNFSSASLQVAFFESLNLTKQPPELIFENMQWGLLSPHPWVNRATISSFYSMFYLLSSQSKGLLKELLQTSFVTVDDKLYPGCLDLMFFYSKLYSLMSLSAEDIPRSYKECFGSVSPDEKRSLAICLNSEGIDLASLVS; translated from the coding sequence ATGATTCGACTGTTGTCTGTAGGGGTGGCTTCTTGCGTCTGTGGAGGCCACCTTGCTTTGCCTTGTGCAATTAAAGATGCTGAGTTGATTTATAATGCTTTCTCGGAATCTTTTTATGGTGACTTTGATCATTTGAGAAGTCACATTCTTGTGAATCCTACTAGGAGCATACTTGTTGCTGCCGTGGGAGCGCAAGCTGCTTCTTTGTCGGCAGATGATATTTTTGTTTTATATGTAAGTAGTCATGGGGACATGATTGGTTCGCGTCTTGAAATTCAATTGCATGATTATGAAGAAGGTAAATTCAGCGGCTCTGTGACACCGGAGGAGTTAGACTTACTTTTTTTGAAAGCATGCTTCAAATCTAAGATTTTTATATTGGATTGTTGTTATTCAGGGCTGGCTGGTGCTGTTTCTGAATTTGATGGTTATAAAAGGTCTGCTACGGCAATAATTACTTCGGCTGCAAAAAATAGAGAGGCTGCGTTTGACTCTGAAGGCAGTTTGTTTACAAAATACCTTGCTAAGTCGATATATTCCACAAGAGAAGATGCGAAAGCTTCTTTGTCGCTTATTTTTGATTATGCTGAGGAAATGACAAAAAAAGATAGCCTAGATCAAACACCATTGATTTTTTTACCTGATGGAGTAAAGGATGTCGTTTTAAATAGTAGGTCGGAGGAGATGGGTGTTGATGAAAATAATGAGCAAATGTTAGCCGATAAAATTCGCAACTCTTCGCGGTGTGAAAGAAAAAATATTTGGAATTCGTTGCCTTTGTATGGTGAAAAAGTTTTTTTTAGCGTTCTAGACTTTTATTTAAAAGATAATTTAGAATCGCTGTGGGATGTAAGGAGAGCGATTGGAAATTCCTTGGCGTCAATAAAGTATCTTACAGAACAGCAGAAAACATTCTGTGGAAAACTTTTGAGTCCAACAAGTCATTGGACAAACCAATGTATAGGCGTGATCGGGTCGAGATATTTGCCTGAATTAGACATGCGAGAGTCTTATTTAGAAATTTTAACACGATCTGTGCCGGTAGAGTTGAAATGGCTCGTGTTGTTGTACTATACAGACAAATTATCTTCTTTTGTTGAGGCGGAATTTAGATTATTTCTATCGGCATTTTCAAATACTACATGGGGTGCTCTGGAAGTATGGGCACGTTTTTATAAGAGTATGCCGAAGGAATTTTTGAAAGAGGCGATTGACTTGATGTTGGCTTGCCCTTGTCTTCAAGACTCAAGAAAAAAGAATGATTTTTTGCTTCACTTGAGTATATATTTTTCAAACGATGTTGAGGAAATTTTAAATGACTCTGGTATTGAACTTGTGCAGTCTTATGATTCTGACTTTCTTGATATTGTGAAGGGTTTGTCGCCTAGAGGTGTTTTGCATACGTCTGGATTATCAAAATGGGTGCACTCTTTGCTGTATGGAACTTGGCGCGATGACACAACGTTTGCAATGAGTCGTATTCTCTCTGCTTTAAACAGGGAAATGTTTGTTCAGTTTTCAAATAATTTAAAGAATTTTTCTTCCGCAAGTTTACAGGTTGCTTTCTTTGAGTCATTAAATTTGACTAAGCAACCTCCTGAATTGATCTTTGAGAACATGCAATGGGGTCTATTGAGCCCGCACCCGTGGGTTAACCGGGCGACAATCTCTTCTTTTTACAGTATGTTTTATTTGCTATCAAGTCAAAGCAAGGGACTTCTGAAAGAATTGCTCCAGACATCTTTCGTGACAGTGGACGACAAGTTATATCCTGGGTGCCTCGATCTAATGTTTTTTTACTCGAAACTTTATAGTTTAATGTCTTTGAGTGCGGAAGACATACCTCGGTCTTATAAAGAATGTTTTGGAAGTGTAAGTCCAGATGAGAAACGATCTCTTGCAATTTGTTTAAATAGCGAAGGGATTGATTTGGCTAGTCTTGTTTCTTAG
- a CDS encoding radical SAM protein, with translation MVKYNEETNELDWFSGESSYISSPLPFFVWHITDRCPWRCPYCFARKSGKDFPAKYIEKIVRLSKKMGVLKVDLSGGEPLLNYDLFDIVNGLESQGIKTTLTTTGYSTLDKLKRLSEIKSKFARIIISLDSSNEKQQDALRGDGYWKTIRTLLDVLGGTSSYNLRVNTVVSNRFIESNQWRSLLKMIEGIAPKEWCLLQPLYFRRVCSMKGYQVADDKFDRFVKQVSGCRGKVKIISRPRLVYGPYWVLDQDLFFRQKTVENSYESGFSIFSSPAVGRAVVLNSSHRF, from the coding sequence ATGGTTAAATATAATGAAGAAACCAATGAATTGGATTGGTTCTCGGGAGAGAGTAGCTATATCTCTTCTCCTTTGCCGTTCTTTGTGTGGCATATTACCGATAGGTGCCCATGGCGCTGTCCTTATTGTTTTGCGAGGAAATCTGGTAAAGATTTTCCTGCCAAGTATATTGAAAAGATAGTACGGCTTTCTAAAAAAATGGGAGTTTTGAAGGTTGATCTCTCTGGCGGAGAACCTCTATTGAACTATGATTTGTTTGACATTGTCAACGGTTTAGAATCGCAAGGGATAAAGACTACATTGACAACAACTGGATATTCTACGTTGGATAAATTAAAGAGATTATCCGAAATTAAAAGTAAATTTGCTAGAATAATTATTAGCCTTGATAGTAGTAATGAAAAGCAGCAAGATGCCTTGCGTGGCGATGGATACTGGAAGACAATACGCACTTTGTTAGATGTTCTAGGGGGAACGTCTTCTTATAATCTTAGGGTTAATACTGTTGTTTCAAATAGATTTATAGAATCAAATCAATGGCGCAGTCTTTTGAAAATGATAGAGGGGATCGCCCCTAAAGAGTGGTGTCTTTTGCAACCGCTCTATTTTCGGCGCGTTTGTAGTATGAAAGGCTATCAAGTGGCCGATGATAAGTTTGATCGATTTGTTAAGCAAGTAAGCGGTTGTCGAGGAAAAGTAAAAATAATAAGCCGTCCGCGACTAGTTTATGGGCCATATTGGGTGCTGGATCAAGATTTATTTTTTCGACAAAAAACTGTTGAGAATAGCTATGAATCAGGATTTAGCATCTTTTCCTCTCCGGCAGTTGGAAGGGCAGTCGTTCTTAACTCGAGTCATAGATTCTGA
- a CDS encoding dTMP kinase encodes MTKIICLEGIDGAGKTTQTKMLCEYLEGRGHKVGSLSFPVYDSFFGVEIGRRLADVKKEIGAIEPKSMALWYALDRWEAMATNRHLWHPPYDFLILNRFTLSTIVYQSLRANDTLLMPAWVAELEHEHLKIPMPDLYIVFDVSVAVSSSNVTKKGQRDYIEESHDIYERDKSLLERAREFYIQLSNESSNIELVNAFADGKLRPREDIFNDVKKLVKMVFCLNG; translated from the coding sequence ATGACAAAAATTATTTGCCTCGAAGGCATTGATGGAGCCGGGAAAACTACCCAAACGAAAATGTTGTGTGAATATCTCGAAGGAAGAGGCCATAAAGTTGGCTCTCTATCTTTTCCTGTGTATGACTCTTTTTTTGGCGTTGAAATTGGTCGGCGTTTGGCAGACGTGAAAAAGGAAATAGGCGCTATTGAACCAAAATCGATGGCTCTGTGGTATGCGCTTGATCGATGGGAGGCTATGGCCACCAATCGTCATCTCTGGCATCCTCCGTATGACTTTTTAATACTGAATAGATTTACCCTCTCAACTATAGTATATCAATCGCTAAGGGCGAATGATACTTTACTCATGCCAGCATGGGTAGCAGAATTGGAGCATGAACATTTAAAAATTCCGATGCCTGATTTGTATATAGTATTTGATGTGTCCGTGGCTGTGAGTTCGAGCAACGTTACCAAGAAGGGGCAACGAGATTATATTGAAGAGAGTCATGATATTTATGAGCGTGACAAGTCTCTTCTGGAGAGAGCAAGAGAATTTTATATTCAACTCTCCAACGAATCGTCGAATATTGAGCTTGTTAATGCTTTTGCTGACGGAAAGTTGCGTCCTAGAGAAGATATATTCAATGATGTAAAGAAGCTGGTGAAAATGGTGTTTTGCTTGAATGGTTAA
- a CDS encoding SDR family oxidoreductase, protein MNDQPILVTGATGYVGGRLVPALLAAGHRVRAVARSLDKLACRPFAGHPNLELAQADIRDATAMRRAADGCRAAYYLVHSMHSAKGDFAAADREAASTMAAVAHDAGLSRIIYLGGLGSDDDTLSHHLQSRHETARVLASGPVPVTHLRAAMILGSGSASFEIMRYLVDRLPFMITPRWVRNRCQPIAISDVLGYLVGCLAEPRTAGLTLDIGGPDVLSYGDIFAIYAEEAGLPRRLIVPVPLLTPRLSTYWLQLVTPLPRSLIVPLVEGLRNEVICHDRRILELVPRQCLTIRQAVRLALDKIRQNAVETTCSDAGDAAPPEWTACGDAPYAGGTIYECGYKATLGADADRVWKAVAGIGGDTGWYWGNALWRLRGFLDQLAGGVGLRRVTIRRETLAVGDPLDFWRVVALEPGRRLVLLAEMRTPGEALLELRLAPAGPGATELVAHSKFLPRGLAGLAYWYALLIPHNLVFAGMLRGMAEAMGAPILSGPVRFTPTRPAACSLPRTR, encoded by the coding sequence ATGAACGACCAGCCCATCCTCGTCACCGGAGCCACCGGCTATGTCGGCGGACGCCTCGTGCCTGCCCTGCTCGCCGCCGGACATCGCGTGCGCGCCGTGGCCCGATCCCTGGACAAGCTCGCCTGCCGTCCCTTCGCCGGCCACCCAAACCTCGAACTCGCTCAGGCCGACATCCGCGACGCCACGGCCATGCGGCGCGCCGCCGACGGCTGCCGCGCCGCCTACTACCTCGTCCACTCCATGCACTCGGCCAAGGGCGACTTCGCCGCCGCCGACCGGGAAGCGGCCAGCACCATGGCCGCCGTGGCCCACGACGCCGGCCTTTCCCGCATCATCTACCTCGGGGGCCTGGGCAGCGATGACGATACGCTGAGCCACCACCTGCAGTCCCGGCACGAAACGGCCCGCGTCCTGGCTTCCGGCCCCGTGCCCGTCACCCACCTGCGCGCCGCCATGATCCTCGGGTCCGGCAGCGCCTCGTTCGAGATCATGCGCTATCTCGTGGACCGGCTCCCCTTCATGATCACCCCGCGCTGGGTGCGAAACCGCTGCCAGCCCATCGCCATCTCCGACGTCCTGGGCTATCTCGTGGGCTGTCTGGCCGAGCCGCGCACCGCCGGGCTGACCCTGGACATCGGCGGCCCGGACGTCCTGTCCTACGGCGACATTTTCGCCATCTACGCCGAGGAGGCCGGGCTGCCCAGGCGGCTCATCGTGCCCGTGCCGCTGCTCACCCCGCGCCTTTCCACCTACTGGCTCCAGCTTGTGACGCCGCTGCCCCGCTCGCTCATCGTGCCCCTGGTCGAGGGGCTGCGCAACGAAGTCATCTGCCATGACCGGCGCATTCTCGAGCTTGTGCCGCGTCAATGCCTGACCATCCGCCAGGCCGTGCGCCTGGCCCTGGACAAGATCCGCCAGAACGCCGTGGAAACGACTTGTTCCGACGCCGGCGACGCCGCGCCGCCGGAATGGACGGCCTGCGGCGACGCGCCCTATGCCGGCGGCACGATCTACGAATGCGGCTACAAGGCGACCCTTGGCGCGGACGCGGACCGGGTCTGGAAGGCCGTGGCCGGCATCGGCGGCGACACGGGCTGGTACTGGGGCAACGCCTTGTGGCGGCTGCGGGGCTTTCTCGACCAGCTGGCCGGCGGCGTGGGCCTGCGGCGCGTGACCATCCGCCGGGAGACGCTGGCCGTGGGCGATCCCCTGGATTTCTGGCGCGTGGTGGCCCTGGAGCCCGGCCGGCGGCTGGTGCTTCTGGCCGAAATGCGCACCCCGGGCGAGGCGCTGCTCGAACTGCGTCTGGCCCCGGCCGGCCCGGGGGCCACGGAACTGGTGGCGCATTCCAAGTTCCTGCCCCGGGGACTGGCCGGGCTGGCCTACTGGTACGCCCTGCTCATCCCCCACAACCTCGTTTTCGCCGGAATGCTGCGTGGCATGGCCGAGGCCATGGGCGCGCCCATCCTGTCCGGCCCGGTCCGCTTCACCCCGACCAGGCCGGCGGCCTGCTCCCTGCCCCGCACCCGGTGA
- a CDS encoding GNAT family N-acetyltransferase produces MSVPPVLTIRPAAAADATALSRVFVAAIEAKAREGYGPRERAAWAARGTPERFAAMLDDSRNTILAAWQGGRLCGLAGLTGFEVSLLYAAPDAPAGTGGALLAAVEALARQRGLGGLELCASRNALSFYLRHGYAIITPAKRELTPQVSLPVCLMAKSLVP; encoded by the coding sequence GTGAGCGTTCCGCCCGTCCTGACCATCCGCCCCGCCGCCGCAGCCGACGCCACGGCGCTGTCCCGGGTTTTTGTGGCCGCTATCGAGGCCAAGGCCCGGGAAGGCTACGGTCCGCGCGAACGCGCCGCCTGGGCCGCCCGGGGCACGCCCGAGCGCTTCGCCGCCATGCTGGACGACAGCCGCAACACCATCCTGGCCGCCTGGCAAGGCGGCCGCCTATGTGGCCTGGCCGGACTCACCGGCTTCGAGGTCAGCCTGCTCTACGCCGCCCCCGACGCCCCGGCCGGGACCGGCGGGGCGCTTCTGGCCGCCGTGGAGGCCCTGGCCCGGCAGCGGGGCCTGGGCGGCCTGGAACTGTGCGCCTCGCGAAACGCCCTGTCGTTTTACCTGCGCCACGGCTACGCCATCATCACGCCGGCCAAGCGGGAGCTGACGCCGCAGGTTTCCCTGCCCGTGTGCCTCATGGCCAAGTCCCTGGTCCCGTAG
- a CDS encoding radical SAM protein: MNAMTPLPGDACAAILDKARSGERLSPDEALILALSAPLHDLCAAAMEARLQKHGRNAYYVHNVHVNFTNVCVNACRFCAFYKKHGAPGGRTLSVDDIVADLAAKSHLPIREIHIVGGLNPELPLEYYLDMLRAVSRQCPQAGIKAFTAVEVAHLADTRSVAEFEILAALKEAGLMMLPGGGAEVFSPALREKLCPEKISGERWLQIHATAHGQGLPTNATMLFGHIESWSDRVAHLSALRDLQDLTGGFTCFIPLAYQPANNALKAPGPDGLTVLRVMALSRLFLDNIPHLKAYWAMLGIKAAQMALWAGADDFDGTIIEERIGHAAGADSPKGLPLTELRQAIEAAGMVPVERTPDFRPVPR, translated from the coding sequence ATGAATGCAATGACACCCCTCCCCGGCGACGCCTGCGCCGCCATCCTGGACAAGGCCCGCTCCGGCGAGCGCTTAAGCCCCGACGAGGCGCTCATCCTGGCGCTGTCCGCGCCGTTGCACGATCTGTGCGCGGCCGCCATGGAAGCGCGTCTGCAAAAACACGGCCGAAACGCCTACTATGTCCACAACGTCCACGTGAACTTCACCAACGTGTGCGTCAACGCCTGCCGCTTCTGCGCTTTTTATAAAAAGCACGGCGCGCCCGGCGGCCGCACGCTGTCCGTGGACGACATCGTGGCCGATCTGGCCGCCAAGAGCCATCTGCCCATCCGCGAGATCCACATCGTCGGCGGACTCAACCCCGAGCTGCCCCTGGAGTATTACCTGGACATGCTGCGGGCCGTCTCCCGCCAGTGTCCCCAGGCCGGCATCAAGGCCTTTACCGCCGTGGAAGTGGCCCACCTGGCCGACACCCGCAGCGTGGCCGAGTTCGAGATCCTGGCGGCGCTCAAAGAGGCCGGCCTCATGATGCTGCCCGGCGGCGGCGCGGAAGTGTTCTCCCCGGCCCTTCGCGAGAAGCTGTGCCCGGAAAAGATTTCCGGCGAACGCTGGCTGCAGATCCACGCCACGGCCCATGGCCAGGGGCTGCCCACCAACGCCACCATGCTCTTTGGCCACATTGAGAGCTGGTCGGACCGGGTGGCCCATCTGTCGGCCCTGCGCGACCTGCAAGACCTCACCGGCGGCTTCACCTGCTTTATCCCCCTGGCCTACCAGCCGGCCAACAACGCCCTGAAGGCTCCAGGCCCCGACGGGCTCACGGTGCTGCGGGTCATGGCCCTGTCGCGGCTTTTCCTCGACAACATCCCGCATCTCAAGGCCTACTGGGCCATGCTTGGCATCAAGGCGGCCCAGATGGCCCTGTGGGCCGGGGCCGACGATTTCGACGGCACCATCATCGAGGAGCGCATCGGCCATGCCGCCGGGGCAGACAGCCCCAAGGGTCTGCCCCTCACCGAGCTGCGCCAGGCCATCGAGGCTGCCGGCATGGTCCCGGTGGAGCGCACCCCGGATTTTCGGCCCGTGCCCCGCTAG
- a CDS encoding prolipoprotein diacylglyceryl transferase, translating to MGGFIAFLLSRATGLSVFAILEAGYLLLSLTGLALVYGFARRELAANPDRGRYHLIFLAALPVGLAGARLLPIIQDALAAGRLTYGLIAAGGLVFYTGALAALCAMYAGCRIMRLSPWPLLDAVCLYLPLGHAFGRLGCFFGGCCFGAPTESACGVRFPAGSPAFLQHKSQGLLPDGAVASLPVHPSQLYETAGNLLLFAVLLLLSKRRPLPPGRLTALYLAGYAALRFTLEFWRGDALRGVYFGLSASQYIALATWAAVLAAVLGGGKKPAAPHSAAHFPQ from the coding sequence ATGGGCGGATTTATTGCCTTTCTGTTGTCCCGGGCAACGGGGCTTAGTGTCTTCGCCATCCTTGAGGCCGGCTATCTGCTCCTGTCCCTGACCGGGTTGGCCCTGGTCTATGGTTTTGCCCGGCGCGAACTGGCCGCCAACCCGGACCGGGGCCGCTACCATCTCATTTTTCTGGCCGCCCTGCCGGTGGGGCTAGCCGGGGCACGGCTGCTCCCCATCATCCAGGATGCCCTGGCCGCCGGCCGCCTCACCTACGGGCTGATCGCCGCCGGGGGCCTGGTCTTTTACACCGGCGCCCTGGCCGCGCTCTGCGCCATGTACGCCGGCTGCCGGATCATGCGCCTTTCCCCCTGGCCGCTACTGGACGCCGTGTGCCTCTACCTTCCCCTGGGCCACGCCTTTGGCCGGCTGGGCTGCTTTTTCGGCGGCTGCTGCTTCGGCGCGCCCACCGAGTCCGCCTGCGGCGTGCGTTTCCCGGCCGGTTCTCCGGCCTTTTTGCAGCACAAAAGCCAGGGGCTGTTGCCGGACGGCGCCGTGGCCTCGCTGCCGGTCCATCCCTCGCAACTCTACGAAACCGCCGGCAATCTCCTGCTGTTCGCCGTGCTTCTTCTGCTCTCCAAACGCCGGCCGCTGCCGCCGGGCCGGCTGACGGCCCTGTACCTCGCCGGCTACGCGGCCCTGCGTTTCACACTGGAATTCTGGCGCGGCGACGCCCTGCGCGGCGTGTATTTCGGCCTTTCCGCCTCGCAGTACATCGCCCTGGCCACGTGGGCCGCCGTTCTCGCGGCGGTCCTTGGCGGCGGCAAAAAGCCCGCCGCCCCGCATTCGGCCGCTCACTTCCCGCAGTAG
- a CDS encoding ABC transporter substrate-binding protein → MPKGDWRRLFAVALLSWCVLTATAGRCLGSQALKKASLIPQWEPQAQFAGYYVALAKGFYAAEGVDMTILRGGPGEPPSRLMAEGKAQFGTFFLATALLKRAEGLPLVNLAQFVPHSTQLLIAKKADGIEKPADLAGGKVSLWGPEFQLAARTFFKRYGLTVEPVPQGFTVDLFLRGGVAACSAMRYNEYHAILNAGLDPEELTVFDLGAHGLDLPEDGLYTLASVLAADPDLCRGVARASVRGWEYAFAHPEEALDIVMSHVSAAHLPTNRMHQKWMLESLRQAMTGPGDPLGTLTRLRYQAAAKALGAAGLAANAPSYEEFHVPLP, encoded by the coding sequence ATGCCAAAGGGAGACTGGCGGCGACTTTTCGCCGTCGCGTTGCTGTCATGGTGCGTCCTGACGGCCACCGCCGGACGTTGTCTGGGGTCGCAAGCGCTCAAAAAAGCGTCGCTCATTCCCCAATGGGAGCCCCAGGCCCAGTTCGCCGGCTATTACGTGGCCCTGGCCAAGGGCTTCTACGCCGCCGAGGGCGTGGACATGACCATCCTGCGCGGCGGCCCAGGCGAGCCGCCCTCCCGGCTCATGGCCGAGGGCAAGGCCCAGTTCGGCACGTTTTTTCTGGCCACCGCCCTGCTCAAACGGGCCGAAGGCCTGCCGCTGGTCAACCTGGCCCAGTTCGTGCCCCACTCCACCCAGCTTTTAATCGCCAAAAAAGCCGACGGCATCGAAAAGCCGGCCGACCTGGCCGGGGGCAAGGTCAGCCTGTGGGGTCCGGAATTCCAGCTGGCTGCCCGGACCTTTTTCAAACGCTACGGCCTGACCGTGGAGCCCGTGCCCCAGGGGTTCACCGTGGACCTGTTCCTGCGCGGCGGCGTGGCCGCCTGCTCGGCCATGCGCTACAACGAATACCACGCCATCCTCAACGCCGGCCTCGATCCCGAAGAACTGACGGTTTTCGACCTCGGCGCCCACGGCCTGGACCTGCCCGAGGACGGACTCTACACCCTGGCCTCGGTGCTGGCCGCCGATCCCGACCTGTGCCGAGGTGTGGCCCGGGCCTCGGTGCGCGGTTGGGAATACGCGTTTGCCCATCCCGAAGAGGCCCTGGACATTGTCATGAGCCATGTCTCGGCCGCCCATCTGCCCACCAACCGGATGCACCAGAAATGGATGCTCGAAAGCCTGCGCCAAGCCATGACCGGCCCGGGAGACCCCCTGGGAACCCTGACCCGACTGCGCTACCAGGCCGCCGCCAAGGCCCTGGGCGCGGCCGGGCTCGCCGCCAACGCCCCCTCCTACGAGGAATTCCATGTCCCCCTCCCTTGA
- a CDS encoding SpoIIE family protein phosphatase: MSPSLDVRPTRGLAFKLAVCILTSATIIFTAAFAYYYRSSKDMLLAAVRDNAQNLLRRAVSRLEAPLSAIERVPQFMALKLGQELPAPADLDRDLTDFLTANPDVFGAAAAFEPGVFHGLPRYSPYFCRKGEAVAQVGLGYEEYYELQNWYLVPKVLQKAVWSEPYFDESGGDIVMTTYSVPVMGQTPAGPAFLGVVTADVALDWLRKQVGRISLYNSGYAFLLSRSGVLLSHPDNRLVMRESIFSRAEQFGSAELRALGRRMIAGEEGFARLPDFILGKPAWVAFAPMRLTGWSMGVIVPEDELFAPLRKLGREVAILGGAGFTALLLVIAAIAAHITRPLSRLAATAAEIAHGNLDAPVPLAAGRDEVGALSRSFEQMRLALRDYIADLTATTKAKERLESELKIARNIQMSFLPKRFPPFPEITSFALHADLLPAREVGGDLYDFFLLGPGRLLFLVGDVSGKGVPAALFMAVTKTLIKGNAEQESDPAEILAKVNRELCVDNESMLFVTMFLAILDCDTGEMTFSNAGHNPPARLAPDGTVSWLALPRGLFLGVMEDAVYRTATVTLAPGEKIVAFTDGVTEAQNPAQELFGTDRLLTVLSKAASMPPEVLDAAVMQAATEYAEDAEQADDITVLTLLYRGSDPA, encoded by the coding sequence ATGTCCCCCTCCCTTGACGTGCGCCCGACACGGGGACTGGCCTTCAAACTGGCCGTGTGCATCCTCACCAGCGCCACGATCATCTTCACGGCGGCCTTTGCCTACTACTACCGCTCCTCCAAGGACATGCTGCTGGCGGCCGTGCGCGACAACGCCCAAAACCTGCTGCGCCGGGCCGTCAGCCGCCTGGAAGCCCCGCTGTCGGCCATCGAACGCGTGCCCCAGTTCATGGCCCTCAAACTCGGCCAGGAGCTGCCCGCCCCGGCCGACCTCGACCGCGACCTCACCGACTTTCTCACGGCCAACCCCGACGTCTTCGGCGCGGCCGCCGCCTTCGAACCGGGCGTCTTCCACGGCCTGCCCCGCTACAGCCCGTATTTTTGCCGCAAAGGCGAGGCCGTCGCCCAGGTGGGCCTGGGCTACGAAGAATACTACGAACTGCAAAATTGGTATCTCGTGCCCAAGGTGCTGCAAAAAGCCGTCTGGAGCGAACCCTACTTCGACGAATCCGGCGGCGACATCGTCATGACCACCTACAGCGTGCCCGTCATGGGCCAAACCCCGGCTGGCCCGGCCTTCCTCGGCGTGGTCACGGCCGACGTGGCCCTGGACTGGCTGCGTAAGCAAGTCGGCCGCATCTCGCTATACAACTCGGGTTACGCGTTCCTGTTAAGCCGCAGCGGCGTGCTGCTCTCCCACCCCGACAACCGGCTGGTCATGCGCGAGAGCATCTTCAGCCGGGCCGAGCAGTTCGGCAGCGCCGAACTGCGCGCCCTGGGCCGGCGCATGATCGCCGGCGAGGAAGGCTTTGCCCGGCTGCCCGACTTCATCCTGGGCAAGCCGGCCTGGGTGGCCTTTGCCCCCATGCGCCTGACCGGCTGGTCCATGGGCGTCATCGTGCCCGAGGACGAACTCTTCGCGCCGCTGCGAAAACTCGGCCGCGAGGTGGCCATCCTCGGCGGAGCCGGCTTCACGGCGCTGCTCCTCGTCATCGCCGCCATCGCCGCCCATATCACGCGCCCCCTGTCGCGCCTGGCCGCCACCGCCGCCGAGATCGCCCACGGCAACCTCGACGCCCCGGTGCCCCTGGCCGCAGGCCGCGACGAAGTCGGGGCGCTGTCGCGGTCTTTCGAACAAATGCGCCTGGCCCTTCGCGACTACATCGCCGACCTGACCGCCACCACCAAGGCCAAGGAACGCCTGGAGTCCGAACTGAAAATCGCCCGCAACATCCAGATGAGTTTTTTGCCCAAGCGGTTCCCGCCCTTCCCCGAGATCACCAGCTTCGCCCTCCACGCCGACCTGCTGCCGGCCCGGGAGGTGGGCGGCGACCTCTACGATTTCTTCCTGCTCGGACCCGGCCGGCTGCTTTTCCTGGTCGGCGACGTGTCCGGCAAGGGCGTACCGGCGGCGCTTTTCATGGCCGTCACCAAGACGCTCATCAAGGGCAACGCCGAGCAGGAGTCCGATCCGGCCGAGATCCTGGCCAAGGTCAACCGCGAACTGTGCGTGGACAACGAATCCATGCTGTTCGTCACCATGTTTTTGGCCATCCTCGACTGCGATACAGGCGAAATGACCTTCTCCAACGCCGGCCACAATCCGCCGGCCCGCCTCGCCCCGGACGGGACCGTTTCCTGGCTGGCCCTGCCGCGCGGCCTGTTCCTGGGCGTCATGGAAGACGCCGTCTACCGCACCGCCACCGTGACCCTGGCCCCAGGCGAAAAGATCGTGGCCTTCACCGACGGCGTCACCGAAGCCCAGAACCCGGCCCAGGAACTCTTCGGCACGGACCGGTTGCTGACCGTGTTGTCCAAAGCCGCTTCCATGCCGCCCGAGGTCCTGGACGCCGCCGTCATGCAAGCCGCCACGGAATACGCCGAAGACGCCGAGCAGGCCGACGACATCACCGTGCTCACGCTCCTGTATCGCGGCTCCGATCCGGCCTGA